One window of Methanogenium organophilum genomic DNA carries:
- a CDS encoding glycosyltransferase family 4 protein has product MDRTTNPRILFVLMGYSPDDNGAQATRAVSLFHEIKTYFSDTSLIMKEGENPSVEDGYNLIKPRFSLEGNGILLKGILFRVQMTLAIIRFVHKRHITSIILRGYDTILLFPFLKVQKVKIFYDFHGRYNLELTQQNRHLRAAFTRMCDKFILKHTDKILTVSEGIQSQIPEYRYKCLPLQNGVDVQAIEDAKNRQPVMDIPENEYIVGFIGNWEPVMRIDDICNAVEIIDNTTALIIGKGYNANEIFSQYRSKKTIFTGRINQKDALFLLHKMDVCIIPYDKNHYMSKINNFFSNRKVYEYLSAGKPIIVSNIEARPAFLIDNVNCLTYESGDARDLAGKISELIHNPIRAEEMSKNNTELAKKFTWKNLVEESGIVSELKLHY; this is encoded by the coding sequence ATGGACCGAACAACGAATCCCCGAATTCTGTTCGTATTAATGGGGTATTCTCCTGACGACAACGGTGCTCAGGCAACAAGAGCAGTCAGCCTGTTTCATGAAATAAAAACCTATTTTTCTGACACCTCACTGATCATGAAAGAAGGGGAGAACCCATCTGTTGAAGACGGCTACAACCTCATAAAGCCAAGGTTTTCATTGGAAGGAAATGGGATATTATTGAAAGGCATTCTTTTCAGGGTTCAGATGACACTCGCTATAATCAGATTTGTTCATAAAAGACATATTACCTCCATAATTCTTCGTGGATATGATACCATACTTCTGTTTCCGTTTTTAAAGGTTCAAAAGGTGAAAATATTCTATGATTTTCATGGCAGATACAATCTGGAATTAACCCAGCAAAACAGGCATCTACGGGCTGCATTCACCAGAATGTGTGACAAATTTATTCTGAAACATACAGACAAAATACTCACCGTAAGTGAGGGAATACAATCACAGATCCCGGAGTATCGCTATAAATGTCTCCCCCTTCAAAATGGCGTTGACGTTCAGGCAATAGAAGACGCCAAAAACCGGCAACCAGTCATGGACATTCCTGAGAATGAATATATTGTAGGGTTTATCGGCAACTGGGAACCGGTGATGAGAATCGATGATATTTGTAATGCTGTGGAAATAATCGACAATACAACTGCACTGATCATTGGAAAGGGGTATAATGCAAATGAGATTTTTTCACAATACCGCAGTAAAAAAACTATATTTACGGGCCGGATAAACCAAAAAGATGCATTATTTTTATTGCATAAGATGGATGTCTGTATCATTCCCTATGATAAAAACCACTATATGTCTAAAATCAATAACTTTTTTTCGAATCGGAAAGTCTATGAATATCTGTCTGCCGGAAAACCTATCATCGTATCAAATATTGAGGCAAGACCTGCATTCTTAATTGACAATGTAAATTGTCTGACATATGAATCCGGAGACGCTCGTGATCTGGCAGGAAAAATATCTGAGCTCATACACAATCCGATACGTGCAGAAGAAATGAGCAAAAATAACACAGAACTCGCAAAAA